A window of Diospyros lotus cultivar Yz01 chromosome 14, ASM1463336v1, whole genome shotgun sequence contains these coding sequences:
- the LOC127790458 gene encoding WAT1-related protein At2g37460 isoform X1 — protein MENQESDQPIGKLYGKLKPFLAVIFLQFGLAGMDVLSKVALNEGMSNYVFVVYRHAIATIVTAPFAVVLDKKIRPKMTRSVFVKIMLLSLLEPVIDQNLYFLGMKRTTATFAAAMCNILPAITFVMAYILRLEQIKLKSIRSQAKIVGTVTSVAGAMLMTLVKGPAIDLIRTRGRSSHEATQSGISPQHAVKGSIMITIGCLSWACFMNLQAITLKTYPAELSLTAWICLLGTAEGAIVALVMERGNPGVWSINWDTKLLAAVYTGIVCSGLAYYIQGVIMKDRGPVFVTAFSPLSMVIVAVMSSFILAEQMHLGRVIGAVVIVGGLYLVVWGKAKDHKSTSQLPEKETATANQMIDPAKNGIGLCCHEVITVNPPSEEKQGSESDTRKMMKQTIRAKEGEICRKA, from the exons ATGGAAAACCAGGAATCCGATCAGCCTATAGGTAAACTCTATGGTAAGTTGAAGCCTTTCTTGGCTGTCATCTTCTTGCAATTTGGGCTGGCAGGGATGGATGTGCTCTCCAAGGTAGCATTGAACGAAGGGATGAGCAATTACGTATTCGTCGTCTACCGCCATGCCATTGCTACCATTGTCACGGCACCATTTGCAGTAGTTCTGGacaa GAAAATAAGGCCGAAGATGACACGCTCAGTCTTCGTCAAGATCATGCTGTTGAGCTTACTCga GCCGGTTATCGACCAGAACCTGTATTTTCTGGGGATGAAACGCACAACGGCAACATTTGCTGCAGCCATGTGCAACATTCTTCCAGCCATCACCTTTGTAATGGCTTACATCCTAAG GCTTGAGCAGATAAAACTTAAAAGCATCCGAAGTCAAGCAAAGATAGTTGGGACTGTAACTAGTGTGGCAGGGGCCATGCTCATGACACTAGTAAAGGGCCCTGCCATTGACCTGATTCGGACAAGAGGAAGGAGCAGCCATGAAGCTACACAGAGTGGGATAAGTCCTCAACATGCAGTTAAAGGGTCCATAATGATTACGATCGGATGTTTAAGCTGGGCATGTTTCATGAATCTGCAG GCAATCACCCTTAAGACCTATCCTGCTGAGCTCTCCCTCACTGCTTGGATTTGCCTATTGGGAACAGCTGAGGGAGCTATAGTGGCATTAGTGATGGAAAGGGGAAATCCTGGTGTCTGGTCTATAAACTGGGATACTAAATTGCTTGCAGCTGTCTACACT GGCATAGTATGTTCAGGCCTTGCCTATTACATTCAGGGAGTGATTATGAAAGACAGAGGACCTGTCTTTGTCACAGCTTTCAGCCCTCTTAGCATGGTCATTGTAGCGGTCATGAGCTCCTTCATTTTAGCAGAGCAAATGCACCTGGGAAG GGTGATTGGTGCTGTCGTCATAGTCGGAGGCCTTTACCTTGTTGTGTGGGGTAAAGCCAAGGATCACAAGTCCACATCCCAGCTGCCTGAGAAGGAGACAGCAACAGCCAATCAAATGATTGATCCAGCCAAGAATGGAATTGGACTTTGCTGTCATGAAGTCATTACCGTCAATCCACCTAGTGAAG agAAACAAGGGTCTGAAAGTGACACAAGGAAAATGATGAAGCAGACAATCAGagccaaagaaggagaaatctgCAGGAAGGCTTAG
- the LOC127790458 gene encoding WAT1-related protein At2g37460 isoform X2 yields MTRSVFVKIMLLSLLEPVIDQNLYFLGMKRTTATFAAAMCNILPAITFVMAYILRLEQIKLKSIRSQAKIVGTVTSVAGAMLMTLVKGPAIDLIRTRGRSSHEATQSGISPQHAVKGSIMITIGCLSWACFMNLQAITLKTYPAELSLTAWICLLGTAEGAIVALVMERGNPGVWSINWDTKLLAAVYTGIVCSGLAYYIQGVIMKDRGPVFVTAFSPLSMVIVAVMSSFILAEQMHLGRVIGAVVIVGGLYLVVWGKAKDHKSTSQLPEKETATANQMIDPAKNGIGLCCHEVITVNPPSEEKQGSESDTRKMMKQTIRAKEGEICRKA; encoded by the exons ATGACACGCTCAGTCTTCGTCAAGATCATGCTGTTGAGCTTACTCga GCCGGTTATCGACCAGAACCTGTATTTTCTGGGGATGAAACGCACAACGGCAACATTTGCTGCAGCCATGTGCAACATTCTTCCAGCCATCACCTTTGTAATGGCTTACATCCTAAG GCTTGAGCAGATAAAACTTAAAAGCATCCGAAGTCAAGCAAAGATAGTTGGGACTGTAACTAGTGTGGCAGGGGCCATGCTCATGACACTAGTAAAGGGCCCTGCCATTGACCTGATTCGGACAAGAGGAAGGAGCAGCCATGAAGCTACACAGAGTGGGATAAGTCCTCAACATGCAGTTAAAGGGTCCATAATGATTACGATCGGATGTTTAAGCTGGGCATGTTTCATGAATCTGCAG GCAATCACCCTTAAGACCTATCCTGCTGAGCTCTCCCTCACTGCTTGGATTTGCCTATTGGGAACAGCTGAGGGAGCTATAGTGGCATTAGTGATGGAAAGGGGAAATCCTGGTGTCTGGTCTATAAACTGGGATACTAAATTGCTTGCAGCTGTCTACACT GGCATAGTATGTTCAGGCCTTGCCTATTACATTCAGGGAGTGATTATGAAAGACAGAGGACCTGTCTTTGTCACAGCTTTCAGCCCTCTTAGCATGGTCATTGTAGCGGTCATGAGCTCCTTCATTTTAGCAGAGCAAATGCACCTGGGAAG GGTGATTGGTGCTGTCGTCATAGTCGGAGGCCTTTACCTTGTTGTGTGGGGTAAAGCCAAGGATCACAAGTCCACATCCCAGCTGCCTGAGAAGGAGACAGCAACAGCCAATCAAATGATTGATCCAGCCAAGAATGGAATTGGACTTTGCTGTCATGAAGTCATTACCGTCAATCCACCTAGTGAAG agAAACAAGGGTCTGAAAGTGACACAAGGAAAATGATGAAGCAGACAATCAGagccaaagaaggagaaatctgCAGGAAGGCTTAG